Proteins found in one Corynebacterium sanguinis genomic segment:
- a CDS encoding NfeD family protein, producing MGAIVWFIAAAVLAGLELAAGEFTFLMLAAGALTAAGVSLAGIPLWAEVAVFVASSAAFWFFLRPYLHKQFHKPGAYDDSPRALVGARAEVLEDITPHGGQVRLDGGIWSARSLDPYETIPAGAHVTVSDIDGPVAVVWKEP from the coding sequence GTGGGCGCAATCGTTTGGTTTATCGCAGCAGCAGTACTGGCTGGCCTCGAACTGGCCGCCGGTGAATTCACGTTCCTTATGCTCGCCGCGGGTGCGCTCACAGCAGCCGGTGTCTCGTTAGCGGGGATCCCCCTGTGGGCTGAAGTCGCGGTGTTCGTCGCGTCCTCGGCCGCGTTCTGGTTCTTCCTTCGCCCCTACCTGCACAAGCAGTTCCACAAACCAGGGGCCTACGACGACAGCCCGCGAGCCCTCGTCGGCGCACGCGCCGAAGTGCTCGAGGACATCACCCCGCACGGCGGGCAGGTGCGTCTCGACGGCGGCATCTGGTCCGCCCGCTCGCTCGACCCGTACGAGACCATTCCGGCTGGAGCGCACGTTACCGTTTCGGATATCGACGGCCCCGTTGCGGTCGTCTGGAAGGAGCCCTAG